The following proteins are encoded in a genomic region of Chloracidobacterium sp.:
- a CDS encoding TonB-dependent receptor — MRNKITLIFSVLVLSFAMVASTFGQAVYGRIEGVMKDTNGAVIPGVTITVKSVGTTAGYNRTLTTDGQGYFIIPNVPPGNYSVTTTKDGFQSETVGVTVALDQAASINLSLKAGGGNVGDVTVTGDTDAVTIDPTDSKIQTNLTQNLFNALPKGTTFTSLLKAAPNVRGEGLAGGFQIDGASGSENVWVIDGQEVTNFRTGVLNSNNNLPFEMIQEVQIKSNGFEAEYGGATGGVITVATQGGNNEWHGNFGVSWRPQRFQGGLNPILNRWGTGVGQYELFRMTKDGGLASYPVAKINGPIVKDRLWFSTVYAPQMFNYTTDPHFYTSANPNTRVDTGSQRFRAKQTTQEAFFRIDAQPSNKVRAYATYLWNPISVKGRFIDSSYGLTNPTSVSLPSGMVSANDFMATQGGRTNSSGINGQITWTPTSRFVINAHAGQTFLNEKLGSYGIPNQTRYICHSASIFAPSTGTAPGGTLITTAMAGCGLNFSNMPSNFQIAYDVSRRTLVDADASYVGVDLGGRHNFKWGWQYNHISNKTDQGYRDTGVMVLYYGRDCADLGYTISLPDAVGCGYLQRFATRGKASSASNALFVQDSWTIAKRLTLNLGVRFDAENVPSFNPSNPGIKFGWGDKIAPRLGVAFDVFGNGKTKIFANYGWFYDRFKYELPRGSFGGDFYRRDFFDITMARGTLYTAYTFANVLGSHPDPIAGNCPGDGIPIYPPGYSSCNVDFRVPSNGGLGLFAGGAVDPNLKAARQSEYTFGAQHEFFRNWIVSGRFTHKQVDHAVEDTGLLTATGSEAYIIANPGEGLACDTAKGFGFPCTKAVRRYDALEIRADKRFENHWFFNASYTWSRLFGNYSGLASSDEGGRTSPNVDRNFDLPYIEYTLSGKSNAGRLPTDRPHVFKAYGGYEFEWSKTNTTAASFYTTAQSGAPLSTQANFIFSTTPIYIYGRGDLGRSAPIYSTDLNIDHRYKFGRDNRVTVQPYINIINLFDRRSMTSKVGTITSSTISGSVLTSGGCPVGRCTDFDTIQQVLFSGSGELTGYFNNWLNANPTARTYNTYKIANGWTAPREVRFGIRLFF, encoded by the coding sequence ATGAGAAACAAGATCACGCTTATTTTTTCAGTGCTCGTTCTCAGCTTTGCCATGGTCGCTTCGACCTTTGGACAGGCTGTTTACGGTCGCATTGAAGGTGTGATGAAGGACACCAATGGTGCCGTCATTCCCGGTGTTACGATCACCGTTAAGAGTGTTGGTACCACGGCGGGCTACAACCGTACGCTTACAACCGACGGTCAGGGCTACTTCATCATTCCGAACGTGCCGCCGGGCAACTATAGCGTTACTACGACAAAGGACGGTTTCCAGTCGGAAACGGTTGGTGTTACCGTAGCGCTTGACCAGGCTGCCTCTATCAACCTGTCGCTTAAGGCAGGCGGCGGTAACGTTGGTGACGTTACAGTTACGGGCGACACTGATGCCGTGACGATCGACCCCACCGACTCGAAGATCCAGACCAACCTTACGCAGAACCTGTTCAACGCCCTTCCGAAAGGAACGACGTTCACGTCGCTGCTCAAAGCGGCCCCGAACGTACGCGGTGAGGGCCTTGCAGGCGGCTTCCAGATCGACGGTGCGTCGGGTTCGGAGAACGTTTGGGTCATCGACGGACAGGAAGTTACAAACTTCCGTACCGGCGTCCTGAACTCCAACAACAACCTTCCGTTTGAAATGATCCAAGAGGTTCAGATCAAGTCGAATGGTTTTGAGGCCGAATACGGCGGTGCTACCGGCGGTGTTATTACGGTTGCTACCCAGGGCGGAAACAACGAATGGCACGGCAACTTCGGCGTCTCGTGGAGGCCGCAGCGCTTCCAGGGCGGTCTCAACCCGATCCTCAACCGCTGGGGTACCGGCGTTGGCCAGTATGAACTCTTCCGTATGACGAAGGATGGCGGCTTGGCCAGCTATCCGGTCGCAAAGATCAATGGCCCGATCGTCAAGGATCGCCTTTGGTTCTCGACCGTTTATGCGCCTCAGATGTTCAACTACACGACGGATCCGCATTTCTACACAAGTGCAAATCCCAACACGCGTGTTGACACAGGCAGCCAGCGTTTCCGCGCAAAGCAGACCACGCAGGAAGCTTTCTTCCGTATCGACGCTCAGCCGTCGAATAAGGTTCGTGCTTATGCAACGTACCTTTGGAATCCGATCTCGGTAAAGGGCAGGTTCATCGATTCATCATACGGCCTTACGAACCCGACATCCGTTAGCTTACCGAGCGGCATGGTCAGTGCCAATGACTTTATGGCGACGCAGGGCGGCCGTACGAACTCAAGCGGTATCAACGGCCAGATCACATGGACCCCGACCTCGCGCTTCGTCATCAACGCCCATGCGGGGCAGACCTTCTTGAATGAGAAGCTCGGTTCGTATGGCATTCCGAATCAGACACGTTATATTTGTCACTCGGCAAGTATCTTTGCACCTTCCACAGGTACGGCACCGGGCGGTACGCTTATCACGACTGCAATGGCCGGCTGCGGATTGAACTTCAGCAATATGCCTTCGAACTTCCAGATCGCATATGACGTTTCACGGCGTACGCTGGTTGATGCGGATGCTTCGTATGTCGGTGTTGACCTTGGCGGCCGCCACAATTTCAAGTGGGGCTGGCAGTATAACCATATCTCGAACAAGACCGATCAGGGTTACCGGGATACCGGTGTAATGGTCCTTTATTACGGCCGCGACTGTGCTGACCTTGGCTACACGATCAGCCTTCCCGATGCGGTCGGCTGCGGTTACCTCCAGCGCTTTGCCACACGCGGCAAGGCAAGCAGCGCGAGCAATGCTCTCTTCGTTCAGGATTCTTGGACGATCGCAAAACGCCTGACGCTCAACCTCGGCGTCCGCTTTGATGCAGAGAACGTTCCCAGCTTCAATCCGTCGAATCCCGGTATCAAATTCGGCTGGGGTGATAAGATCGCTCCGCGTCTCGGTGTCGCTTTCGACGTCTTCGGCAACGGTAAGACCAAGATCTTTGCGAACTACGGTTGGTTCTATGACCGCTTTAAGTATGAACTGCCGCGCGGTTCATTCGGCGGCGACTTCTATCGCAGAGACTTCTTTGACATCACGATGGCTCGCGGAACGCTTTACACTGCGTACACTTTCGCGAACGTCCTCGGCAGTCACCCTGATCCGATCGCCGGCAACTGCCCCGGAGACGGTATTCCCATTTATCCGCCGGGATACTCAAGCTGTAACGTTGACTTCCGCGTACCGTCGAACGGAGGCCTCGGCCTGTTCGCCGGTGGTGCGGTCGATCCTAACCTGAAGGCCGCTCGTCAGAGCGAATACACCTTCGGTGCACAGCATGAGTTCTTCCGTAACTGGATCGTCAGCGGCCGCTTTACGCACAAGCAGGTCGATCATGCGGTCGAGGATACAGGTCTCTTGACTGCAACAGGCAGCGAAGCTTACATTATCGCAAACCCGGGCGAAGGCCTCGCATGCGACACTGCTAAGGGCTTCGGCTTCCCGTGCACCAAGGCGGTCCGCCGCTATGATGCGCTCGAGATCCGTGCCGACAAGCGTTTCGAGAACCACTGGTTCTTTAACGCCAGCTACACCTGGAGCCGCCTGTTCGGTAACTACTCCGGACTTGCAAGCTCTGATGAAGGTGGCCGTACCAGCCCGAACGTTGACCGTAACTTTGACCTGCCTTACATTGAATATACACTGTCAGGTAAGTCGAACGCCGGCCGTCTTCCGACCGATCGTCCGCATGTCTTCAAGGCATACGGCGGTTATGAATTCGAATGGAGCAAGACCAACACTACGGCGGCCTCGTTCTACACGACAGCTCAGTCGGGTGCTCCGCTTTCGACTCAGGCGAACTTCATCTTCAGCACCACTCCGATCTACATCTACGGACGTGGTGACCTGGGCCGCAGCGCACCCATCTACTCGACCGACCTCAATATCGATCACCGGTATAAGTTCGGCCGTGACAACCGCGTAACGGTTCAGCCGTACATCAACATCATCAACCTGTTTGACCGCAGGTCGATGACGTCGAAGGTAGGTACGATCACTTCTTCCACGATCAGTGGCAGCGTACTTACTTCCGGCGGATGCCCTGTAGGCCGTTGTACCGACTTCGATACAATTCAGCAGGTGCTCTTCAGCGGCAGCGGCGAACTCACCGGTTACTTCAACAACTGGCTTAACGCCAATCCGACCGCTCGTACGTACAATACGTACAAGATCGCTAATGGCTGGACCGCACCTCGTGAGGTTCGCTTCGGTATTCGCCTCTTCTTCTAA
- a CDS encoding site-specific DNA-methyltransferase, which produces MELNKIYQGDTRDLIHKLHDDSVDLIVCDGPYGVTTNEWDKVTDIQTFNLDLIKIFSRVLKPGGALYLFGKDNCIDFIDYRPYLTLNRKIIWYQPSRLAQGRLNYTNNYDLIAYFTKGKAKTYNLDDIRVAQLVELEHRLRCEKVPSVTNGQYGKTKFNDDGKNPGDVWGDIKQLTYKSRELISRELLNTIQKPEKLIERIVKASSNEGDVVFDPFSGVGTTFAVCKKLNRNFIGFELNPNYIAITKERVHQIELEKEYNLFK; this is translated from the coding sequence ATGGAACTAAACAAAATTTACCAAGGAGACACTCGTGATCTTATTCATAAACTTCACGACGATAGTGTTGATCTGATCGTATGTGACGGCCCCTACGGAGTAACTACAAATGAGTGGGATAAGGTAACTGACATTCAAACATTCAACCTTGATCTGATCAAGATTTTTTCAAGAGTTCTTAAACCCGGTGGTGCATTGTATCTGTTTGGTAAAGACAACTGCATAGATTTTATTGACTACCGCCCTTACCTGACATTGAACAGAAAAATCATTTGGTATCAACCAAGCCGACTTGCACAAGGACGATTGAATTATACCAACAACTACGACTTGATTGCTTACTTCACAAAGGGCAAAGCAAAGACATACAATCTTGACGATATTCGTGTTGCTCAATTAGTAGAACTCGAACATCGTTTACGCTGTGAGAAAGTCCCTTCTGTTACAAACGGACAATACGGAAAAACTAAATTCAACGATGACGGAAAGAATCCGGGTGATGTTTGGGGCGACATTAAGCAACTTACCTATAAATCAAGAGAGCTTATCAGTAGGGAACTTCTAAACACAATACAAAAACCAGAAAAGCTAATTGAACGAATTGTAAAAGCCAGCTCAAACGAAGGTGATGTCGTGTTTGATCCATTTTCAGGAGTTGGGACAACCTTTGCCGTGTGTAAGAAACTTAATAGAAATTTTATCGGCTTTGAGTTGAACCCCAACTACATTGCTATCACCAAAGAACGAGTTCATCAAATTGAATTAGAGAAAGAATACAATTTGTTCAAATGA
- a CDS encoding carboxypeptidase regulatory-like domain-containing protein: MFSFKMLRLIGVSVLVVAGASFAMGSTIAGTVYDMHRNGLAMVDVELMNSYHSMIGHTMTDGVGRYQFEGLGDGDYYVRVLPFRYDFDEETQMVTITTISQNANRPGYTYQMLDFTLSPRKGTLAEAEAEVIVAQEIPPAAKKSYEAATGLVKKGKFNEAIPEFEKALAVFPEYFLANNGLATIYYDKKDYEHAAPLLMRAVQAYEKSGKTLYMLGVSLTNLHYYPAAIIALKQAAVLAPASGVVYLYLGSAQRMQRDYKNAETNLLEAKKLTKGNNVEVFRELTALYSETKQFEKAADSLEQMIKVGNFADADRAKMKEQIKHWRSLPKTN; encoded by the coding sequence ATGTTCAGTTTTAAGATGCTGCGCCTCATCGGTGTCTCGGTGCTGGTCGTCGCCGGTGCTTCGTTCGCAATGGGCAGCACCATTGCCGGTACGGTCTATGATATGCATCGTAACGGCCTCGCCATGGTCGATGTCGAGCTTATGAACTCATACCATTCGATGATCGGACACACCATGACCGACGGGGTCGGGCGATATCAATTCGAAGGACTCGGCGACGGAGACTATTATGTACGCGTGCTCCCTTTCCGCTACGACTTTGACGAAGAAACGCAGATGGTGACCATAACCACCATTTCGCAGAATGCAAACAGGCCGGGATACACCTATCAAATGCTCGACTTTACGCTAAGCCCGCGCAAAGGTACGCTTGCTGAGGCCGAGGCCGAAGTGATAGTCGCGCAAGAGATACCGCCGGCGGCGAAGAAATCGTATGAAGCCGCGACCGGACTTGTCAAAAAGGGCAAGTTCAACGAAGCCATACCGGAGTTTGAAAAGGCTCTTGCTGTATTTCCCGAGTACTTTCTCGCCAATAACGGACTTGCAACGATCTATTACGACAAGAAGGATTATGAGCATGCGGCACCACTTCTGATGCGGGCTGTCCAAGCATACGAGAAGAGCGGCAAGACGCTCTATATGCTCGGCGTGTCGCTCACGAATTTGCATTATTATCCGGCGGCGATCATTGCTCTCAAGCAGGCGGCAGTTCTTGCCCCGGCATCGGGCGTGGTTTATCTGTATCTCGGGTCTGCGCAACGTATGCAGCGTGATTATAAGAATGCAGAGACCAACTTGCTCGAGGCCAAAAAACTGACCAAAGGGAATAACGTTGAGGTCTTTCGCGAGCTTACGGCTTTGTACAGCGAAACAAAGCAGTTCGAGAAGGCGGCCGACAGCCTTGAACAGATGATAAAGGTCGGCAATTTCGCCGATGCAGATCGTGCCAAAATGAAGGAGCAGATCAAACATTGGCGTTCACTGCCTAAGACGAATTGA
- a CDS encoding TonB-dependent receptor — protein MGDKLKFITSVMLVSLLAVAYAFGQVTTGSIEGVIKDQAGAVVPGASVTVKGADVGFNRTVVSNSNGFYRVDRIPAGRYTVTVAPISGFAETTADAVVVVEKTTAVEITLGITKSVDVEVTGDPLGVVVDATDSKVQTNITSDLIEKLPLGTSFSSVLKLNPATRGEGLIGGFTVAGASKAENTFSIDGQDITNFRHGTLDDNDTGVDSGNIPNALIKEVQIKTGGFEAEHGGASGGVIQVVTKSGTDQFHGEVGAQFTPSGLQLGGNYSRPLNTYDYGNGAQRLFALPPPEKDKYLAFDPTIAVGGPIVKRHLWFFGIYSPQRYKATRVIHYYTITPDGELIQDPKIGTPGYPSTPTETYKAKQSYEYAMGRFDYSLFNSLNGFTSYLWNPFKQDGLFPYGSQAVDAIEPYQAGYPSGPELYALKGGRSPSLVFNTQMTWAPKSWFALNGRYGYNFLNSKPGSYATGEGIQYRCAGSTNAPAYQSGAAGCTYGYRSQSSIGGIVRDASKHSTFNLDASFFFHGFGRHNLKAGYEYAQIKADILESSINYITLYYGRTSPNAPCPGGSANCVGYGVAVIYGEGAKGSNRTQALFVQDKWQIGRLTLNLGVRSETENLPSFSTFSSNTNPIKIPWGRKTVPRLGAAYDLFGNGKTRIYASFGIFSDRMKFEMPIGSFGGAYYYQDFFPMLAANPLYSYYTRALLYGSWNPFKNGNPSTAGGISTWHHNYRPDSSIGGCADSSGIDPTGTCSDLGLTGTTLIGVDPNLKPFQQRGIAVGFETELWKEYVLGVHFDRRDILHTVDDVGYGQDSYYTIGNPGEGLAAEQLQELGYPPAAKPTRKYTALQVDITKRFSHNYFFSANYTLSRLWGNYSGLANSDYFDSGSNMNGDYAGRSDPGVNRFYDWSVAGYSAHGGPDSGPLATDRTHVFKAYGSYVFDWFKSKTNETMFSFYQVIQGGTPQTTAVDVLNGSNMYLVFTKRGDMGRTPVYSQTDFSMSHTYKLGRDGKYKITGDFTIGNLWNQHAVTALNPRRWIQDGPNDPGLGTFADTIAFEKAIATGAMGPFYDALDTFNNPNTADGSNRNILYGRPSAYQGRRSFRFGFRFVF, from the coding sequence ATGGGAGATAAGCTGAAATTCATCACTTCGGTAATGCTCGTGTCCCTGCTGGCCGTCGCATACGCTTTTGGCCAAGTAACGACCGGCTCTATCGAAGGTGTCATTAAGGATCAGGCCGGTGCGGTTGTTCCCGGCGCATCAGTTACGGTAAAGGGTGCCGACGTCGGATTTAACCGAACCGTGGTATCTAATTCCAACGGTTTCTATCGTGTTGACCGTATTCCGGCAGGACGATACACAGTTACAGTTGCACCGATAAGCGGCTTTGCCGAAACGACCGCGGATGCAGTGGTCGTTGTCGAAAAGACCACAGCGGTCGAGATCACCTTGGGCATCACAAAATCTGTTGATGTTGAAGTTACCGGCGACCCGCTCGGCGTGGTCGTCGATGCAACGGACAGCAAGGTGCAGACAAACATCACCTCTGACCTTATCGAAAAGCTCCCCCTCGGAACAAGCTTTTCATCCGTTCTTAAACTTAACCCTGCAACCCGAGGCGAAGGGCTGATCGGCGGCTTCACCGTCGCCGGTGCGAGCAAGGCGGAAAACACTTTCAGTATCGACGGCCAGGACATCACGAACTTCCGGCACGGAACGCTTGATGATAATGATACCGGCGTTGACAGCGGGAACATCCCGAATGCTCTTATAAAAGAGGTTCAGATCAAAACCGGCGGCTTTGAAGCAGAACACGGCGGAGCCAGCGGCGGCGTTATTCAGGTCGTTACAAAATCAGGCACCGACCAGTTTCACGGCGAAGTGGGTGCGCAGTTCACTCCGTCCGGCCTTCAACTTGGCGGCAATTACAGCCGGCCGCTGAATACATACGATTACGGCAACGGCGCCCAAAGACTCTTTGCGCTCCCGCCGCCGGAAAAGGATAAGTATCTTGCCTTTGACCCGACGATCGCAGTTGGCGGCCCGATCGTAAAGCGCCATCTTTGGTTCTTTGGGATCTACTCGCCTCAACGCTACAAAGCAACGCGTGTGATCCATTACTACACGATCACGCCCGACGGCGAACTGATCCAAGATCCGAAGATCGGAACGCCCGGTTATCCGTCCACACCGACCGAGACCTACAAGGCGAAGCAAAGCTACGAGTACGCAATGGGCCGCTTCGACTACTCGCTGTTCAACAGCCTGAACGGCTTCACGTCATACCTGTGGAATCCGTTCAAGCAAGACGGCCTGTTCCCGTACGGTTCACAGGCGGTTGACGCGATCGAGCCTTATCAGGCCGGATATCCGTCCGGCCCTGAACTGTACGCCCTCAAAGGCGGCCGCAGCCCGTCGCTGGTATTCAATACCCAGATGACATGGGCACCGAAGAGCTGGTTCGCGCTCAACGGCCGTTACGGCTACAATTTCTTGAACAGCAAACCCGGCAGCTACGCGACCGGTGAAGGTATTCAATATCGCTGTGCAGGTTCGACAAATGCTCCGGCGTACCAGAGTGGAGCCGCAGGCTGCACCTACGGTTACCGCAGTCAATCGTCGATCGGCGGCATCGTCCGCGATGCGTCCAAACACAGCACGTTCAACCTCGATGCAAGTTTCTTCTTTCACGGATTCGGAAGGCATAACTTGAAGGCAGGTTATGAGTACGCTCAGATCAAGGCTGATATCCTCGAATCGTCCATCAACTATATTACGTTGTATTACGGACGTACTTCGCCAAATGCTCCGTGTCCGGGCGGCTCAGCCAACTGCGTCGGTTACGGCGTGGCGGTCATTTACGGCGAAGGAGCAAAAGGCTCGAACCGGACACAGGCACTGTTCGTGCAGGATAAATGGCAGATCGGCCGCTTGACGCTCAATCTGGGCGTCCGCAGCGAGACCGAGAACCTGCCGTCATTCTCGACCTTCTCATCGAACACAAATCCGATCAAGATCCCGTGGGGCAGAAAAACCGTACCAAGACTTGGTGCAGCCTACGACCTGTTCGGGAACGGCAAAACACGCATCTATGCAAGCTTCGGTATTTTCTCGGATCGAATGAAGTTCGAGATGCCGATCGGCTCGTTCGGCGGAGCGTACTATTATCAGGATTTCTTCCCGATGTTGGCCGCGAATCCGCTCTACTCATACTACACGCGTGCTTTGCTTTACGGCTCGTGGAATCCGTTCAAGAACGGCAATCCGTCAACGGCGGGCGGTATTTCGACTTGGCATCACAACTATCGTCCCGACTCGAGTATCGGCGGTTGTGCCGACTCGAGCGGCATTGACCCGACCGGAACCTGTTCGGACCTCGGCCTGACCGGAACCACATTGATCGGCGTAGATCCGAACCTGAAACCGTTCCAACAACGCGGCATTGCCGTTGGCTTCGAGACCGAGCTCTGGAAGGAATACGTTTTGGGTGTCCACTTCGATCGCCGCGATATCCTTCACACGGTCGATGATGTCGGCTATGGTCAGGACTCGTATTATACGATCGGCAACCCGGGTGAAGGGTTAGCGGCTGAACAGCTGCAGGAACTCGGATATCCTCCAGCTGCCAAACCGACACGCAAATATACCGCATTGCAGGTCGATATCACCAAGCGGTTCAGCCACAACTACTTCTTCAGTGCTAACTACACACTGAGCAGGTTGTGGGGCAACTACTCAGGCTTGGCGAATTCGGATTACTTCGACTCAGGATCGAATATGAACGGCGACTATGCCGGCCGCTCCGATCCGGGCGTCAACCGTTTCTATGACTGGTCAGTTGCCGGTTACAGCGCCCACGGCGGCCCCGACAGCGGACCTCTTGCAACCGATAGGACCCATGTATTCAAGGCATACGGCTCCTATGTATTTGATTGGTTCAAGAGTAAGACGAATGAGACCATGTTCTCGTTCTATCAGGTCATCCAGGGCGGAACCCCGCAGACGACCGCAGTAGATGTCCTGAACGGTTCGAATATGTATCTGGTCTTTACCAAACGTGGAGACATGGGACGCACTCCTGTGTATTCTCAGACCGATTTCAGCATGTCGCACACCTACAAACTAGGCCGTGACGGCAAGTACAAGATCACCGGCGACTTCACGATCGGCAATCTGTGGAATCAGCACGCGGTGACGGCACTCAACCCCCGACGCTGGATCCAGGACGGACCTAACGATCCGGGCCTTGGTACATTCGCTGACACGATCGCGTTTGAGAAGGCAATAGCAACGGGCGCGATGGGGCCTTTTTATGACGCCCTTGACACCTTCAATAATCCAAATACTGCGGATGGCTCGAATAGGAATATCCTGTATGGCCGCCCAAGCGCATATCAGGGCCGTCGCTCATTCCGCTTCGGATTCCGCTTCGTATTCTGA
- a CDS encoding ABC transporter ATP-binding protein has product MSEAIRKYHEEDAIGKTYDLKITRRLLKYLKPYWGYAVAALLCTLLTNILISLQPYFTKMAVDDFITPRRTDGIWWFATAFFGVFLFRFISSYAQEILLNNVGQRVMYDLRSEIFSKLQRQEVAYYDQYPVGRTMTRLTSDVDALNELFTSGVIDVLGDIVVIFAIIAIMFALDWKLAVVSLITVPLLFTATNWFRKRARHGFDLVRTRNAKLNAFLQEYISGAQTVQLFNAEKKALSRFRDINDEYRNANIETIFYYAIFYPMVDLIGAVGIAMVIFAFGAETLSGWSAAGAGLTVGVLASFIQYSLQLFQPIRDLSDKFNVLQAAIVASHRIFILLDRDIEITSPERPEKSGKAAGEIEFENVWFAYKGEDWVLRDVSFKVSVGESVALVGHTGSGKTTITNLVMRFYDIQKGRILVDGIDVREWDLASLRSNFAVVLQDVFLFSGTIENNIRLSNSSISTERVEWAAREVHADDFIKQLPGGYGDQVRERGAGLSVGQKQLISFARALAFDPTILILDEATSSIDTETEQLIQQAVERVMTGRTSIVVAHRLSTVQTCDRIMVMHHGELRESGTHNELLAARGLYWRLYQLQYSDEKLHISAAPNPA; this is encoded by the coding sequence GTGTCGGAAGCCATCCGGAAATATCACGAGGAAGATGCGATCGGCAAGACGTATGATCTAAAGATCACACGCCGCCTGCTAAAGTACTTGAAGCCTTACTGGGGCTATGCGGTGGCGGCGCTTCTCTGCACGCTGCTGACGAACATACTCATCAGCCTTCAGCCGTATTTTACAAAGATGGCTGTCGATGATTTCATCACGCCGCGCCGAACCGACGGCATCTGGTGGTTCGCGACCGCATTTTTCGGGGTTTTTCTATTCCGCTTTATCTCATCCTACGCACAAGAGATCCTGCTTAACAACGTCGGGCAGCGTGTGATGTACGACCTGCGGAGCGAGATATTCTCAAAGCTACAGCGGCAGGAGGTCGCGTATTATGACCAATATCCCGTCGGCCGCACGATGACGCGGCTTACGAGCGATGTTGACGCATTGAATGAGCTGTTCACATCAGGCGTGATCGATGTGCTCGGCGATATTGTCGTGATCTTTGCGATCATCGCGATAATGTTCGCGCTCGACTGGAAGCTCGCGGTAGTGTCGCTGATCACAGTGCCGCTGCTGTTTACGGCGACGAATTGGTTCCGTAAACGCGCGCGGCACGGCTTCGATCTCGTACGGACACGCAATGCAAAGCTCAACGCCTTTCTGCAGGAATACATCTCCGGAGCGCAGACCGTACAGCTTTTCAATGCGGAGAAGAAGGCCCTTTCCCGATTTCGTGATATCAACGACGAGTACCGCAACGCCAATATCGAGACCATTTTTTACTACGCCATCTTTTATCCGATGGTCGATCTTATCGGCGCCGTCGGCATCGCCATGGTGATCTTTGCCTTCGGTGCCGAGACGCTCAGCGGCTGGTCCGCGGCAGGTGCCGGGCTGACGGTCGGCGTGCTTGCATCGTTCATTCAATACTCGCTCCAGCTTTTTCAGCCGATACGCGACCTTTCGGATAAATTCAACGTCCTGCAGGCGGCGATCGTCGCCTCGCACAGGATCTTTATCCTGCTTGACCGCGATATCGAGATAACATCGCCCGAGAGGCCCGAAAAAAGCGGCAAGGCTGCTGGCGAGATCGAATTTGAGAATGTATGGTTCGCCTACAAGGGCGAGGATTGGGTGCTCCGCGATGTCTCTTTCAAGGTGAGCGTAGGCGAGAGCGTCGCTTTGGTGGGGCACACCGGTTCGGGAAAGACGACGATCACAAATCTTGTGATGCGGTTCTATGATATCCAAAAAGGCCGCATCCTCGTGGACGGCATTGATGTGCGTGAATGGGATCTTGCAAGTCTGCGGTCGAATTTCGCGGTCGTCCTTCAGGATGTTTTTCTTTTCAGCGGCACGATCGAGAATAATATTCGCCTCAGCAACTCGTCGATCAGCACCGAACGAGTAGAGTGGGCGGCACGCGAAGTTCATGCCGACGACTTTATAAAACAACTGCCGGGCGGCTACGGCGATCAGGTGCGCGAACGCGGCGCCGGACTTTCGGTAGGGCAAAAGCAGCTGATCTCGTTCGCGCGTGCGCTTGCCTTTGACCCGACGATACTCATTTTGGATGAGGCAACGAGTTCGATCGACACCGAGACAGAGCAGCTCATCCAACAAGCCGTCGAGCGTGTTATGACCGGCAGAACGTCCATCGTCGTGGCACATCGCCTCTCGACAGTGCAAACCTGCGATCGGATAATGGTGATGCACCACGGTGAACTTCGCGAATCGGGAACGCATAACGAGCTGCTGGCGGCACGGGGCCTCTATTGGCGGCTTTATCAATTACAGTACTCCGACGAAAAGCTCCACATTTCGGCGGCACCTAACCCTGCCTAA
- the ribA gene encoding GTP cyclohydrolase II, producing the protein MQDEVIRTDRQDCPWSRKALSVERVATAKLPTKFGEFFIAGYRSLNSTEEFVVLYKGEMDAETPTLVRIHSQCLTGDVFGSIKCDCGPQLQRTLEMINAEGRGAVVYQQQEGRGIGILNKIKAYALQDEGADTVEANERLGLGVDEREYLQCAEILFDLGLCKVKVISNNPDKLKALESAGLRIVERVPIEVPAEQPAAHYLRVKKEKMGHLLEFQGLK; encoded by the coding sequence ATGCAGGACGAAGTCATAAGAACGGACAGGCAGGATTGTCCTTGGTCAAGAAAGGCCCTCTCTGTCGAACGCGTAGCGACCGCGAAACTGCCGACGAAGTTCGGCGAATTTTTTATCGCCGGTTATCGCTCGCTCAACAGCACAGAAGAGTTTGTCGTCCTATACAAGGGTGAAATGGACGCCGAAACGCCTACGCTGGTGCGCATTCACTCGCAATGCCTGACGGGCGATGTCTTCGGCTCGATCAAGTGCGACTGCGGGCCGCAGCTTCAAAGGACGCTTGAAATGATCAATGCAGAAGGGCGTGGTGCGGTGGTCTATCAGCAGCAGGAAGGCCGCGGGATCGGTATCTTGAACAAGATCAAGGCGTACGCCCTGCAGGATGAGGGCGCCGACACGGTCGAGGCGAACGAACGGCTCGGCCTCGGTGTCGATGAGCGTGAATATTTGCAGTGTGCAGAGATACTTTTCGACCTCGGGCTATGCAAGGTGAAGGTGATCTCCAATAACCCCGATAAATTGAAGGCCCTCGAATCCGCAGGGCTTCGTATAGTCGAGCGTGTGCCGATCGAGGTTCCCGCCGAACAGCCCGCGGCTCATTATCTTCGCGTAAAGAAAGAGAAAATGGGCCATTTACTAGAGTTTCAAGGCCTGAAATAG